The following are encoded together in the Lathyrus oleraceus cultivar Zhongwan6 chromosome 3, CAAS_Psat_ZW6_1.0, whole genome shotgun sequence genome:
- the LOC127129755 gene encoding uncharacterized protein LOC127129755, which yields MGGSKASSTSEVGNGLPRCGCNETMKLLVSKSIENPGRKFWKCRNNMNGCGLFLWDDLVSEFAVKETNPSGCRQCEVNKAYLIEFAKEIVEEIDCRVGKLNKLEKLKKKIAMEKRKNLWLMFVIGLSWMLIAAMVKLV from the exons ATGGGTGGCAGCAAGGCATCTTCCACGAGTGAAGTTGGAAACGGCTTACCAAGATGTGGATGCAATGAAACCATGAAGTTGTTGGTCTCCAAGTCAATTGAAAACCCCGGTCGCAAATTTTGGAAATGCAGGAATAATATG AATGGGTGCGGTTTATTTTTGTGGGATGATTTGGTCAGTGAGTTTGCAGTGAAAGAAACCAATCCGTCCGGATGCCGCCAATGTGAAGTCAATAAGGcttatttgattgaatttgcTAAAGAGATTGTTGAGGAGATAGATTGCAGAGTCGGAAAGCTTAACAAGTTAGAAAAACTGAAGAAAAAGATTGCAATGGAAAAGAGGAAAAATTTATGGTTAATGTTTGTAATTGGTCTGTCATGGATGTTGATAGCAGCTATGGTTAAGTTAGTCTAA
- the LOC127132660 gene encoding exocyst complex component SEC15B, translating into MNPSKPPRRKVVQANGDDSGDKQDQLLLSSAICNNEDLGPFIRKAFASGKPETLQHHLKHFARSKESEIEEVCKAHYQDFILAVDDLRSLLSEVESLKSSLSDSNSKLQSVARPLLTSLDSFVETRNVSRNVNLAIESVGACVQLTEVCSRANSHLSGDNFYMALKCVDTIERDYLDKTSSSTLKKMLEKKIPEIRSYIERKVNKEFGDWLVEIRVVSRNLGQLAIGQASSARQREEDLRIKQRQAEEQSRLSVRDCIYALEEEDEDGIAAGIGDEAHSNGNGNGGGVLGFDLTPLYRAYHIHQTLGLEDGFKQYYFENRKLQLTSDFQVSSMTPFLESHQTFFAQIAGFFVVEDRVYRTGGGLISKMEVENLWEIAVSKMCSVLEDQFSRMQTANHLLLIKDYVSLLGVTLRRFGYPIDALLDVLSKHRDKYHELLLSDCRQQIAEAVAGDKFGQMVMKKEYEYSMNVLSFQIQTSHIMPAFPYVAPFSSTVPDCCRIVRSFIEDSVSFMSYGGQLEFYDVVKKYLDKLLGEVLDESLLKLINTTVSGVFQAMQMAANMAVMERACDFFFRHAAQLSGVPLRMVERSRRQFPLRKARDAAEETLSRLLKSKVDGYMTLIENVNWMTDDPPQGGNEYVNEVIIYLETSFSNASQILPTQVLKRVIPEVLSHISETIVGTLVSDSVKRFSVSAITGIDTDIKLLESFAENQATLFFDGDADQLKSALAESRQMVNLLVSNHPENFLNPVIRERSYSALDHKKVVIVSEKLKDPSDRLFGTFGSRGSRQNPKKKSLDTLIKRLRDVS; encoded by the coding sequence ATGAACCCCTCAAAACCTCCGCGCCGGAAAGTTGTTCAGGCAAACGGTGACGACTCCGGAGACAAACAGGACCAGCTCCTTCTCTCCTCCGCCATATGCAACAACGAAGACTTAGGCCCCTTCATCCGCAAAGCTTTCGCTTCCGGCAAGCCGGAGACTCTCCAACACCACCTCAAGCACTTCGCTCGTTCCAAAGAGTCAGAGATCGAAGAAGTATGCAAGGCGCACTACCAGGACTTCATCCTCGCCGTCGATGACCTCCGATCCCTCCTCTCCGAAGTCGAATCCCTCAAGTCTTCCCTCTCCGATTCCAACTCCAAGCTCCAATCCGTTGCTCGTCCTCTCCTCACCTCCCTCGACTCGTTCGTAGAGACACGAAACGTTTCGAGGAACGTCAATCTCGCTATTGAATCAGTCGGAGCGTGTGTTCAGTTAACGGAAGTTTGCTCACGCGCCAACAGTCACCTCTCCGGTGATAACTTCTACATGGCGTTAAAGTGTGTTGATACAATCGAGAGAGATTACTTGGATAAAACGTCGTCGTCGACTCTGAAGAAGATGCTTGAGAAGAAGATTCCGGAGATTCGTTCTTACATAGAGAGAAAAGTGAACAAGGAGTTTGGTGACTGGTTGGTTGAGATCCGAGTGGTGAGTCGCAATTTAGGTCAATTAGCAATTGGTCAAGCTTCATCGGCGAGACAGAGAGAAGAGGATCTTAGAATCAAACAGCGCCAAGCGGAGGAACAGAGTAGACTCAGCGTTAGGGATTGCATTTATGCCTtggaggaagaagatgaagatggaattGCGGCCGGGATCGGAGATGAAGCTCACAGTAACGGTAATGGTAACGGCGGTGGAGTTTTGGGATTTGATTTGACTCCTTTGTATAGAGCTTACCATATTCACCAAACGTTAGGATTAGAGGATGGGTTTAAGCAATATTATTTCGAGAATCGGAAGCTTCAGTTGACTTCTGATTTTCAGGTATCTTCGATGACACCTTTTCTTGAATCGCATCAAACGTTCTTTGCACAGATTGCAGGTTTTTTCGTGGTGGAGGATCGAGTGTATAGGACTGGCGGTGgtttgatatccaaaatggaAGTTGAGAATCTGTGGGAGATTGCTGTTAGCAAAATGTGTTCTGTGTTGGAGGATCAATTCTCGAGAATGCAAACTGCGAACCATCTTTTGTTGATTAAGGATTATGTGAGTTTATTAGGAGTAACACTGAGGAGATTTGGTTACCCCATTGATGCATTGCTTGATGTTTTAAGCAAACATAGAGATAAGTATCATGAATTGCTCTTGTCAGATTGTAGGCAGCAGATAGCTGAGGCTGTAGCTGGTGATAAGTTTGGGCAGATGGTGATGAAGAAAGAGTATGAGTATTCCATGAATGTGCTTTCTTTTCAGATTCAAACATCGCATATCATGCCTGCATTTCCTTATGTAGCACCGTTTTCTTCCACTGTGCCTGATTGTTGTCGTATTGTGCGGTCATTCATTGAAGATTCTGTCAGTTTCATGTCATATGGCGGGCAGCTTGAGTTCTATGATGTTGTTAAGAAGTATTTAGATAAGCTTTTGGGTGAGGTTTTAGATGAATCTTTATTAAAGCTTATTAATACCACAGTTAGTGGTGTCTTCCAGGCAATGCAAATGGCAGCAAATATGGCTGTTATGGAGCGTGCATGTGATTTTTTCTTTCGCCACGCAGCACAGCTTTCAGGGGTTCCGTTGAGAATGGTGGAGAGAAGCAGGAGGCAGTTCCCTCTGAGAAAAGCTCGTGATGCTGCAGAAGAGACACTCTCTCGGCTACTAAAATCCAAAGTTGATGGATATATGACGTTGATTGAGAATGTAAATTGGATGACTGATGATCCACCTCAAGGCGGAAATGAATATGTAAATGAGGTCATAATTTATTTGGAAACTTCGTTTTCAAATGCATCACAGATATTGCCAACTCAAGTCCTTAAAAGAGTTATACCGGAAGTTCTTTCTCACATTTCAGAGACGATTGTTGGGACTTTAGTTAGTGATTCCGTTAAGAGATTTAGTGTCAGTGCCATTACTGGAATTGACACAGACATCAAGCTCTTAGAATCATTTGCTGAAAATCAGGCCACCCTTTTCTTTGATGGAGATGCTGATCAGTTGAAATCAGCCCTTGCAGAGTCGAGACAAATGGTCAATTTGCTGGTAAGCAATCATCCAGAGAATTTCCTGAATCCAGTGATCAGGGAGAGGAGTTATAGTGCTTTGGACCACAAGAAAGTGGTGATTGTTTCAGAGAAGTTAAAGGATCCTTCGGACCGACTCTTCGGAACCTTTGGTAGCCGAGGGTCCAGGCAGAATCCAAAAAAGAAATCACTGGATACATTGATAAAAAGACTAAGGGATGTTAGTTGA
- the LOC127132661 gene encoding uncharacterized protein At5g01610 isoform X2 codes for MMKSSIIFLSILIFSTTSNASNQNESLSVYEILQQYDFPVGILPQGATSYELNKNTGKFTVYFEGTCIFGIKSYDLKYKSTIKGFISKGKLSKLKGISVKVELIWLKILEVTRHGDDLEFSVGIASAEFSVDNFLEIPQCGCGFDCNGLKSDECRIV; via the exons ATGATGAAATCTTCAATCATATTTCTCTCCATTCTTATCTTCTCGACAACCTCAAACGCATCAAACCAAAACGAGAGTCTCTCTGTCTACGAAATCCTTCAGCAATACGATTTCCCAGTTGGTATTCTTCCCCAAGGTGCCACAAGCTACGAGCTAAACAAAAACACAGGCAAGTTCACGGTGTATTTTGAAGGAACATGCATCTTCGGTATAAAATCTTACGATCTCAAGTACAAATCCACTATCAAGGGATTTATCTCCAAAGGTAAACTCAGTAAATTGAAAGGTATTAGTGTTAAAGTTGAACTCATATGGCTCAAAATTCTGGAGGTGACTCGTCATGGTGATGATCTTGAGTTTTCTGTTGGTATTGCTTCTGCTGAATTTAGTGTTGATAACTTCTTAGAGATTCCTCAGTGTGGGTGTGGATTTGATTGCAACGGTTTGAAAAGTGATG AATGCAGGATTGTGTGA
- the LOC127132661 gene encoding uncharacterized protein At5g01610 isoform X1, producing MMKSSIIFLSILIFSTTSNASNQNESLSVYEILQQYDFPVGILPQGATSYELNKNTGKFTVYFEGTCIFGIKSYDLKYKSTIKGFISKGKLSKLKGISVKVELIWLKILEVTRHGDDLEFSVGIASAEFSVDNFLEIPQCGCGFDCNGLKSDALAAFARKIIS from the exons ATGATGAAATCTTCAATCATATTTCTCTCCATTCTTATCTTCTCGACAACCTCAAACGCATCAAACCAAAACGAGAGTCTCTCTGTCTACGAAATCCTTCAGCAATACGATTTCCCAGTTGGTATTCTTCCCCAAGGTGCCACAAGCTACGAGCTAAACAAAAACACAGGCAAGTTCACGGTGTATTTTGAAGGAACATGCATCTTCGGTATAAAATCTTACGATCTCAAGTACAAATCCACTATCAAGGGATTTATCTCCAAAGGTAAACTCAGTAAATTGAAAGGTATTAGTGTTAAAGTTGAACTCATATGGCTCAAAATTCTGGAGGTGACTCGTCATGGTGATGATCTTGAGTTTTCTGTTGGTATTGCTTCTGCTGAATTTAGTGTTGATAACTTCTTAGAGATTCCTCAGTGTGGGTGTGGATTTGATTGCAACGGTTTGAAAAGTGATG cattagcagctttcgcgagaaaaatcatatcttga
- the LOC127129756 gene encoding uncharacterized protein LOC127129756, which yields MDKNILDAASGGALVDKTPAVAKALIENMSLNSQQFTTRDNSVQSKGVSQIQVSSNKALETRIDELTALVKQLAVENPQTTTLYGICTSPEHPTDTCPILRDESITELPQAYAANLYNQNRYNNTHDLSTNKYHPNLRYGNPQTSQQQNSPQVAAPAPSGPSLEDLVKQMAVNNLQFQQRTDASIQILNTQMGQLATQINNMQAQGSNQLPAQTVVNPNGPNANVSVISLRSGKVTESAPEKNKKIIEVPKYAKFLKDLCTNKRRIKGSERVNLGRNISAFIQPKQSSKQIVGEQNVSALTTQISIF from the exons ATGGACAAgaacattcttgatgctgctagtggtggagcatTAGTCGATAAAACTCCAGCTGTTGCCAAAGCCCTTATTGAAAATATGTCTCTTAATTCTCAACAGTTCACCACTAGAGACAATTCTGTGCAAAGCAAAGGCGTAAGTCAAATTCAagtttcttccaacaaagctttaGAGACCAGAATTGACGAACTCACTGCCTTAGTCAAACAGCTGGCAGTAGAAAACCCTCAAACAACAACTTTGTATGGCATTTGTACTTCTCCTGAGCACCCGACCGATACTTGTCCTATTCTGAGAGACGAGTCCATTACTGAGCTGCCACAAGCTTATGCAGCCAACCTTTACAATCAAAACAGGTACAACAACACTCATGAcctgtccaccaacaaataccatcccaaccttcgatatggaaacccgCAAACCAGCCAACAACAGAACTCACCTCAAGTGGCTGCCCCTGCACCTTCCGGACCATCCTTGGAGGATCTTGTTAAGCAAATGGCCGTGAACAACCTCCAGTTCCAACAAAGGACCGATGCTAGCATTCAGATCTTGAACACACAGATGGGACAgcttgctactcaaataaataacatgcaagctCAAGGTTCGAACCAACTTCCAGCCCAGACAGTTGTCAATCCGAATGGTCCTAATGCTAATGTGAGCGTAATTTCTTTGAGATCCGGAAAAGTTACAGAGTCAGcccctgaaaaaaataaaaaaatcattgaG GTtcctaagtatgcaaagtttctAAAAGATTTGTGTACCAACAAAAGGAGGATTAAGGGAAGTGAAAGAGTAAACTTAGGACGAAATATTTCTGCCTTTATTCAGCCCAAACAATCATCCAAACAGATTGTAGGCGAGCAAAATGTTTCAGCCCTCACTACTCAG atttctATATTCTAG
- the LOC127129757 gene encoding uncharacterized protein LOC127129757: protein MSMEFGDIVTKFDIFDAMKHPMEEHSIFHIELISELVDDASSELFALDFPSLSGFDDIYSCFDCTDTNVCVVYAEIDVALQADTFPTGEVVTNKPVFAVDALDIPAAPSIPSTEQPPSLEIKELPKNLKYAYLESNEKLPVIISSNLDFDQEHKLLQVLKKHKKAIGWTLADLPGISRSMCMHRILLEDGSKTVRQPQRRLNPLMLDVVKKEVTKLLQAEEQALDECLRELDSLEELNPWEVEEEVLKKEKEVVKLLYAGMIYPISDSPWVSPVHVVPKKGGITVIRNDKDELIPTKVATGWRMCIGYRRLNTATRKDHFPLPFMDQMLERLFGQQYYCFLDGYSGYNQIAVDPADHEKTAFTCPFGIFAYRKMPFGLCNAPATFQRCVQAIFADLIEKTVEVFMDDFSVFGGSFSLCLDNLETVLERCVKTNLVLNWEKCHFMVTEGIVLGHKVSSRGIEVDRAKVEVIEKLPPPANMKGVRSFLGHAGFYRRF from the exons atgtccatggaatttggtgacattgtcaCAAAATTTGACATTTTTGATGCCATGAAACACCCTATGGAGGAGCACTCCATTTTTCATATTGAGCTGATTTCTGAATTAGTTGATGACGCTAGTTCTGAACTATTTGCGCTTGATTTTCCATCTCTctctggttttgatgatatttattcatgttttgattgtactgacactaacgTTTGTGTTGTCTAtgctgagattgatgttgccttgcaGGCTGATACATTTCCTACAGGTGAAGTTGTTACCAATAAACCTGTTTTTGCAGTTGatgctcttgacatcccggctgccccaagCATTCCATCCACCGAGCAACCCCCGTCCTTAGAGATAAAAGAGCTCCCTAAGAACCTGAAATATGCTTACTTGGAGAGTAATGAGAAACTCCCTGTTATTATctcttctaaccttgatttcgatcaagaacACAAACTTTTGCAGGTTTTGAAGAAGCATAAGAAGGCAATCGGGTGGACATTAGCCGACCTTCCAGGTATTAGTCGATCGATGTGCATGCACAGGATTCTACTTGAGGATGGATCCAAAACGGTAAGGCAGCCCCAAaggaggcttaatcctttgatGCTTGATGTTGTGAAGAAAGAGGTAACCAAACTCTTGCAAGCAG aagagcaagctcttgatgaatgcctAAGGGAACTTGATAGTCTAGAAGAGTTGAatccgtgggaagttgaggaggaagtattgaagaaggag aaggaagttgttaagttgttgtatgcaggaatgatttacccgatttcggatagcccatgggttagtcccgtacatgtggttccgaagaaaggtggcatcaccgtgattcgaaatgataaggatgagttgatcccgacAAAAGTGGCAACGGGGTGGCGTATGTGTATTGgttataggcggttgaataccgcaactcgaaaagatcactttccactcccgttcatggatcaaatgctagaaagactttttgggcaacaatactattgtttcttagatggctattccgggtataaccaaattgcggttgacccggccgatcatgaaaagacggctttcacatgcccttttggaattttcgcataccgaaaaatgccctttgggttgtgcaatgcaccagcgactttccaaagatgtgtgcaagctatttttgccgaccttatcgagaaaacagtggaagtctttatggacgacttctccgtatttggtggttcctttagtctatgcttggacaacttggaaacggttcttgaaagatgtgtgaagaccaatcttgttcttaattgggagaagtgccacttcatggtgaccgaggggatagtgcttggtcataaagtctcttcaagagggattgaagttgatcgtgctaaagttgaagtgattgaaaagttacctcctccggcGAATATGAAGGGAGTCCGAAGCTTTCTGGGGCACGCCggtttctatcggcgcttt